A region from the Mycobacterium heidelbergense genome encodes:
- a CDS encoding type II toxin-antitoxin system VapC family toxin, with protein MILLDASVLIGHFERADAHHADATALLRNHLSEVFASSVITLAEVYAGAARAGLADRLRQLLTRLKIQTLDLPADAAPRLGELRAATKLKMPDCCVLYTAQRHGAAIATFDDRLAAHAADLGVAVVTDE; from the coding sequence GTGATCCTCCTCGACGCCAGCGTGCTGATTGGGCATTTCGAACGTGCCGATGCGCACCACGCTGACGCGACTGCACTACTGCGGAATCATCTGTCGGAGGTGTTCGCGTCGAGCGTCATCACGCTAGCCGAGGTCTACGCGGGCGCAGCGCGGGCGGGGTTGGCTGATCGGCTGCGCCAACTACTAACTCGGCTAAAAATCCAGACCCTCGACCTTCCCGCTGACGCCGCCCCTCGGTTGGGCGAGCTACGCGCCGCAACCAAACTCAAGATGCCCGATTGCTGCGTGCTATACACCGCGCAGCGACACGGCGCGGCAATCGCCACATTTGATGACAGACTCGCGGCTCACGCCGCCGACCTCGGCGTAGCCGTCGTGACCGATGAATGA
- a CDS encoding RES family NAD+ phosphorylase: MDPLPARLAQASLSTVDGIWQRHVPAKYTDTALVGRATVGRWGTEGGFPLLYLGKPTDSVVVEAYRHLIDPIAEPDGPVPGIRPRVLVTCELSVADILDLRLARNRSLARLSRQQLQSEPYDRAAYAACQDVSAAAHQLGYHGLVAPAATRMGETLVLFTDLLAESEQPIRVSDEAWFELPADPRKRGATRHLRVVE; encoded by the coding sequence ATGGACCCGTTGCCAGCCAGACTGGCGCAAGCCTCGCTGAGCACCGTCGATGGCATCTGGCAGCGGCACGTCCCCGCGAAGTACACCGACACCGCACTTGTCGGGCGAGCGACCGTGGGGCGCTGGGGTACCGAGGGCGGCTTTCCCCTCCTCTACCTAGGTAAGCCGACAGATTCGGTCGTCGTCGAGGCATACCGACATTTGATCGATCCCATCGCCGAACCTGACGGACCCGTTCCTGGCATCAGGCCCCGGGTGCTCGTCACGTGTGAGCTATCCGTCGCGGACATCTTGGATCTGCGGCTCGCGCGCAACCGTAGCCTCGCCCGCTTGTCGAGGCAGCAGCTGCAGTCCGAGCCGTACGACCGAGCCGCCTATGCGGCCTGTCAAGACGTCTCCGCAGCGGCTCATCAGCTCGGGTATCACGGTCTGGTTGCACCCGCAGCCACGAGGATGGGTGAAACTCTCGTGCTCTTCACTGATTTGCTCGCTGAAAGCGAACAGCCGATTCGAGTTTCCGATGAAGCGTGGTTCGAACTCCCCGCAGATCCGCGAAAGCGCGGCGCGACTAGACATCTCCGAGTCGTGGAGTAG
- a CDS encoding LLM class F420-dependent oxidoreductase — MGSAPRLKLDGGIPNRLERATEAAVALERGGYDGGWTAETSHDPFLPLLLAAEHTSRLELGTNIAVAFARNPMTVANIGWDLQAYSQGRFILGLGTQIRPHIEKRFSMPWSHPAPRMREFVGALHAIWSAWKDGTKLRFEGDFYTHKIMTPMFTPEPQPYSAPKVFLAAVGEAMTELCGEVADGHLGHPMVSKRYLDEVTMPALERGMRRSGRARGDFEVSCEVMVATGANDAELAAATAAVRKQIAFYGSTPAYRKVLELHGWGDAHTELHRLSLEGEWDTMGSLIDDEMLAAFAVAGPVDTIAVALRSRCEGAVDRVLPIFATASQDCITAALKEFRE; from the coding sequence ATGGGTAGCGCCCCCCGCCTCAAGCTCGACGGGGGCATCCCCAATCGACTCGAACGAGCAACCGAGGCGGCCGTCGCTCTGGAACGCGGCGGCTATGACGGCGGCTGGACCGCCGAAACCAGTCACGACCCGTTTCTGCCGCTGCTGCTGGCCGCCGAACACACGTCGCGACTGGAGCTGGGCACCAACATCGCGGTGGCGTTCGCGCGCAATCCCATGACCGTCGCCAACATCGGTTGGGACCTGCAGGCGTATTCGCAGGGCCGGTTCATTCTCGGCCTGGGCACCCAGATCCGGCCGCACATCGAGAAGCGATTCAGCATGCCGTGGAGCCACCCAGCGCCCCGGATGCGCGAATTCGTCGGCGCGCTGCATGCGATCTGGTCGGCGTGGAAGGACGGCACCAAGCTGCGCTTCGAGGGCGACTTCTACACGCACAAGATCATGACCCCGATGTTTACGCCCGAGCCCCAACCCTATTCGGCGCCGAAGGTGTTCCTCGCCGCCGTCGGGGAGGCGATGACCGAGCTGTGCGGCGAGGTCGCCGACGGTCACCTCGGTCACCCGATGGTCTCCAAGCGCTACCTCGACGAGGTGACGATGCCGGCGCTAGAGCGCGGCATGCGGCGCTCCGGCCGCGCTCGCGGCGACTTCGAGGTGTCCTGCGAGGTGATGGTGGCGACCGGCGCCAACGACGCCGAGTTGGCGGCCGCGACGGCCGCCGTGCGCAAGCAGATCGCGTTCTACGGGTCGACGCCGGCCTACCGCAAGGTCCTCGAGCTGCACGGCTGGGGCGATGCGCACACCGAACTGCACCGCCTCTCGCTGGAGGGGGAGTGGGACACCATGGGCTCGCTCATCGACGACGAGATGCTGGCGGCTTTCGCCGTCGCCGGCCCGGTCGACACGATCGCCGTCGCGCTTCGAAGTCGTTGCGAGGGCGCGGTCGACCGCGTCCTGCCGATCTTTGCGACCGCATCCCAGGACTGTATTACCGCCGCACTGAAGGAGTTTCGCGAGTGA
- a CDS encoding cytochrome P450, translated as MDEAARLLADPLAYTDERRLHAALAQLRANAPVSWVDVPNYRPFWAITKHADIMDIERDNMLFTNWPRPVLTTAEGDEMQAAAGVRTLIHMDDPQHRVVRAIGSDWFRPKAMRALKVRVDELAKIYVDKMLAVGPECDFVQQVAVNYPLYVIMSLLGLPEDDFPRMLKLTQELFGSDDSEFKRGTTNEDQLPALLDMFGYFNAVTASRREHPTEDLSSAIANARVDGEPLSDIDTVSYYLIVATAGHDTTSATISGGLQALIENPDQLARLRDNLELMPLATEEMIRWVTPVKEFMRTAAEDTTVRGTPIAAGDSVLLSYVSANRDEEIFDDPFRFDVGRDPNKHVAFGYGVHFCMGAALARMEVSSFFSELLPRLKSIELTGDPELTATTFVGGLKHLPVRYSLT; from the coding sequence ATGGACGAGGCCGCCAGGCTGTTGGCGGATCCGCTGGCGTACACCGACGAGCGGCGGCTGCACGCGGCGCTGGCTCAGCTGCGCGCCAACGCGCCGGTGTCGTGGGTCGACGTGCCGAACTACCGGCCGTTCTGGGCGATCACCAAGCACGCCGACATCATGGACATCGAACGCGACAACATGTTGTTCACCAACTGGCCGCGCCCGGTCCTGACGACCGCGGAGGGCGACGAGATGCAGGCCGCGGCGGGCGTGCGCACGCTGATCCACATGGACGACCCGCAGCACCGGGTGGTGCGCGCGATCGGTTCCGACTGGTTCCGGCCAAAGGCGATGCGGGCGTTGAAGGTTCGCGTCGACGAACTGGCCAAGATCTACGTCGACAAGATGCTGGCCGTGGGCCCCGAGTGCGACTTCGTTCAGCAGGTCGCGGTCAATTACCCGCTCTACGTGATCATGTCGCTGCTGGGGCTGCCGGAGGACGACTTCCCACGCATGCTCAAGCTGACCCAGGAGCTGTTCGGCAGCGACGACTCCGAGTTCAAGCGCGGCACCACCAACGAGGATCAGCTGCCGGCGTTGCTCGACATGTTCGGTTACTTCAACGCGGTGACCGCGTCGCGCCGCGAGCACCCGACCGAGGACCTGTCGTCGGCGATCGCCAACGCCCGCGTCGACGGCGAGCCGCTGTCGGACATCGACACCGTCTCGTATTACCTCATCGTCGCCACCGCGGGGCACGACACCACCAGCGCGACCATCTCCGGTGGCCTGCAGGCGCTCATCGAGAACCCGGACCAGCTCGCGCGCCTGCGCGACAACCTCGAGTTGATGCCACTGGCCACCGAGGAGATGATCCGCTGGGTCACCCCGGTCAAGGAGTTCATGCGCACCGCCGCCGAGGACACGACCGTGCGCGGAACACCCATCGCGGCAGGCGATTCCGTGCTGCTGTCCTACGTGTCGGCGAACCGCGACGAGGAGATTTTCGACGACCCGTTCCGCTTCGACGTCGGCCGCGACCCGAACAAGCATGTGGCCTTCGGATACGGTGTGCACTTCTGCATGGGTGCTGCCCTGGCCCGCATGGAGGTCAGCAGCTTCTTCTCCGAGTTGCTGCCCAGGTTGAAATCCATTGAGCTGACCGGTGATCCGGAATTGACAGCCACCACCTTCGTTGGCGGTCTCAAACACCTGCCGGTCCGCTACTCGCTGACCTGA
- a CDS encoding antitoxin Xre/MbcA/ParS toxin-binding domain-containing protein, with product MRVVDEVTRSGITQAELAKAVGAGARSVQNWASGHNAPRGKAAERLLDIRTIVELLGDSYTDEGIDIWLHSRNRNLNMRRPIDLLTEGQVDQVLDQVKWVAGGM from the coding sequence ATGCGAGTGGTCGACGAGGTGACCCGTTCCGGGATCACCCAGGCCGAACTCGCCAAGGCGGTTGGTGCGGGCGCGCGGAGCGTCCAGAACTGGGCCAGCGGACACAATGCCCCGCGCGGCAAGGCTGCTGAACGGTTGCTGGACATCCGCACGATCGTGGAGTTACTCGGCGATTCCTACACCGACGAGGGCATCGACATCTGGCTACATTCGCGCAATCGAAATCTCAACATGCGCCGCCCTATTGACCTCCTCACCGAGGGCCAAGTCGATCAGGTGCTTGACCAAGTCAAGTGGGTCGCCGGAGGCATGTAG
- a CDS encoding SDR family NAD(P)-dependent oxidoreductase: MTRRTIVITGASDGIGAAAARRLHRIGDNIVVVGRSETKAAAVAAELNADYFVADFADLSQVRALADKIRSQYPRIDVLANNAGGMFTNVHRTADGHEITFQVNYLAPFVLTTQLMETLVDSRATVLNTTSSSQKLLPRVTIGGLENTVQRRPSTAYALTKLAIVLFTRELHRRYHAGGLSAATFHPGYVNSNFGDASGSRFLGFMKYRVPLTARFAATADQGADQLVWLASSKPGVDWTPGEYYSKGKIAKANRAAYDPDLARELWDRTLAKIT; this comes from the coding sequence ATGACGCGTAGGACGATCGTCATCACCGGCGCCAGCGACGGCATCGGCGCCGCGGCGGCCCGTCGGCTACACCGCATCGGCGACAACATCGTCGTGGTGGGACGGTCGGAAACCAAGGCCGCCGCGGTCGCCGCGGAATTGAACGCCGACTACTTCGTGGCCGACTTCGCCGACCTGTCTCAGGTGCGGGCCTTGGCGGACAAAATCCGTTCGCAGTACCCGCGCATCGACGTCTTGGCCAACAACGCCGGCGGCATGTTCACGAATGTCCACAGGACGGCCGACGGTCACGAGATCACTTTCCAGGTCAACTATTTGGCGCCGTTTGTGCTCACCACGCAGTTGATGGAGACGCTCGTCGATTCCCGCGCCACCGTCCTCAACACGACCAGCTCGTCACAAAAGCTGCTTCCCAGGGTCACCATCGGCGGGCTGGAGAACACGGTTCAACGCCGGCCCAGCACTGCCTATGCCCTGACCAAACTGGCAATCGTCTTGTTTACCAGGGAATTACATCGCCGATACCATGCCGGCGGACTGTCGGCGGCGACGTTTCACCCGGGCTACGTCAACTCCAACTTCGGCGACGCGTCGGGATCGCGGTTCCTCGGCTTCATGAAGTATCGCGTGCCATTGACGGCCCGCTTCGCCGCGACCGCGGACCAGGGAGCCGACCAACTGGTCTGGCTGGCGTCAAGCAAACCCGGTGTTGACTGGACGCCCGGCGAGTACTACTCGAAGGGCAAAATCGCGAAAGCCAACCGCGCGGCTTACGATCCCGACCTTGCGCGCGAGCTGTGGGACCGCACCCTGGCCAAGATCACCTAA